One part of the uncultured Bacteroides sp. genome encodes these proteins:
- a CDS encoding long-chain fatty acid--CoA ligase, translating into MIKENFIKLYENSFKENWDLPCYTDYGEGITFTYGEVAEEIAKLHLLFHHCNLRRGDKIAIIGKNNSRWCIAYMATITFGAIVVPILQDFNPDDVHHIVNHSESVFFFTSDTIWDTLEEEKLDEIRGVFSLTDFRCLHQRDGETIQKFVKHMDEAVNKAYPQGFSKENIEYTTLSNDKVMLLNYTSGTTGFSKGVMLTGNNLAGNVTYGIRTELLKRGDCVLSFLPLAHAYGCAFDFLTATAVGTHVTLLGKTPSPKILMKAFEEVRPSLIITVPLVIEKIYKNVIQPLINKKGMKWALNIPLLDTQIYTQIRKKLVDALGGRFKEVIIGGAAMNPEVVDFFYKIKFPFTIGYGMTECGPLISHSSWNEFIPGSSGKILDIMEVRIDSEDAYNITGEIQVKGENVMKGYYKNEEATNEVFTEDGWLKTGDLGTIDVDGNIYIRGRSKTMILSSSGQNIFPEEIEAKLNNLPFVTESLIIERNKKLVALVYPDFETLDSLGLNHEDNLKTIMDENLKSLNKVVANYEKVSQIQIYPTAFEKTPKKSVKRYLYNSIAED; encoded by the coding sequence ATGATAAAAGAAAACTTTATCAAGCTATACGAAAATAGCTTTAAAGAAAACTGGGATCTGCCTTGTTATACTGATTATGGAGAAGGCATTACATTTACATACGGAGAAGTTGCTGAAGAAATAGCCAAACTACATCTTTTATTTCATCACTGCAATCTAAGACGCGGAGATAAAATTGCCATTATTGGCAAAAACAATTCACGTTGGTGTATTGCTTATATGGCAACAATCACATTCGGCGCAATAGTAGTGCCCATCCTGCAAGATTTTAATCCCGATGATGTGCATCACATTGTTAATCATTCCGAATCTGTATTCTTTTTTACCAGTGACACCATCTGGGACACATTAGAAGAAGAAAAGCTGGATGAAATCAGAGGAGTTTTTTCATTAACTGACTTCCGGTGCTTACACCAACGGGACGGCGAAACTATCCAAAAATTTGTAAAACACATGGATGAAGCCGTAAATAAAGCATATCCGCAAGGATTTAGTAAAGAAAACATTGAATACACTACCTTATCTAACGATAAAGTTATGCTCCTTAACTACACCTCAGGTACTACAGGTTTTAGTAAAGGTGTAATGCTTACAGGAAACAACCTGGCAGGAAATGTAACTTACGGAATTCGCACTGAACTACTTAAACGCGGAGATTGTGTTTTATCATTCCTTCCTTTAGCTCACGCATACGGATGTGCATTCGACTTTCTTACTGCCACCGCTGTTGGAACACATGTTACTTTATTAGGCAAAACTCCTTCTCCAAAAATTCTGATGAAAGCCTTCGAAGAAGTTCGTCCTAGCCTTATCATAACTGTTCCTCTTGTTATCGAAAAAATATATAAGAATGTAATTCAGCCTCTTATTAACAAAAAAGGAATGAAGTGGGCGCTGAATATTCCTTTACTGGACACACAAATCTATACTCAGATTCGAAAAAAACTAGTGGATGCTCTTGGTGGACGTTTCAAAGAGGTTATCATCGGTGGAGCAGCCATGAATCCTGAAGTTGTTGATTTCTTCTATAAAATTAAGTTTCCATTCACTATTGGTTATGGAATGACAGAATGTGGCCCGCTAATAAGCCACAGTTCATGGAACGAATTTATTCCTGGTTCTTCAGGTAAGATTCTGGATATTATGGAAGTTAGGATTGATTCTGAGGACGCATACAACATTACAGGAGAGATTCAGGTAAAAGGTGAAAACGTAATGAAAGGCTATTATAAAAACGAGGAAGCTACAAATGAAGTCTTTACAGAAGATGGATGGCTCAAAACAGGCGACCTTGGAACAATAGACGTTGATGGCAATATATATATAAGAGGAAGAAGCAAAACTATGATTCTTAGCTCAAGCGGACAAAACATCTTCCCGGAAGAGATAGAAGCTAAACTAAACAATCTGCCGTTCGTAACCGAAAGCTTAATAATTGAACGAAATAAGAAATTAGTGGCTCTTGTTTATCCGGACTTTGAAACTTTAGACTCTCTTGGACTAAACCATGAAGACAATTTAAAAACAATCATGGACGAAAATCTTAAAAGTCTGAATAAAGTAGTAGCAAACTATGAAAAGGTAAGCCAGATTCAAATCTATCCTACAGCTTTTGAAAAAACTCCCAAAAAGAGCGTTAAAAGGTACTTATATAACAGTATTGCAGAGGATTAA
- the mtaB gene encoding tRNA (N(6)-L-threonylcarbamoyladenosine(37)-C(2))-methylthiotransferase MtaB: MIDTSIFQDKTAVYYTLGCKLNFSETSTIGKTLKEAGVRTARKGEKADICVINTCSVTEVADKKCRQAIHRFRKQHPDAFIVVTGCYAQLKPDQVAEIEGVDVVLGAEQKKDLLKHLGDLHKHDKGEAVASSFKDIRSFAPSCSRGDRTRYFLKVQDGCDYFCSYCTIPLARGRSRNGTIASMVEQAEQAAADGGKEIVLTGVNIGDFGRTTGESFFELVKALDKVQGIERYRISSIEPNLLTDEIIEYVSKSRSFMPHFHIPLQSGCDEVLQLMKRRYDTELFAGKIRKIKELMPDAFIGVDVIVGTRGETDEYFEKAYEFIKGLDVSQLHVFSYSERPNTQALNIDYVVTPEVKHQRSQRLLALSDEKTKAFYAKRIGETMTVLMEKPKAGAPMHGFTDNYIRVEVESKPKLDNHLVKVSLGEFNEDETALKGTIIE; the protein is encoded by the coding sequence ATGATAGATACCTCTATATTTCAGGATAAAACAGCTGTTTATTATACATTAGGCTGCAAATTAAACTTCTCGGAGACCTCTACAATTGGCAAAACTCTTAAAGAAGCAGGTGTGCGTACGGCAAGAAAAGGCGAAAAGGCTGATATTTGCGTTATTAATACATGTTCTGTGACTGAAGTGGCCGATAAGAAATGTCGTCAGGCTATTCATCGGTTTCGGAAGCAGCACCCCGATGCTTTTATTGTTGTAACAGGTTGTTATGCTCAGTTAAAACCCGATCAGGTGGCCGAAATTGAAGGCGTTGATGTTGTGTTGGGTGCCGAACAGAAAAAAGATTTGCTGAAGCATCTGGGTGATTTGCATAAACATGATAAAGGAGAGGCTGTAGCTTCTTCCTTCAAAGATATTCGTTCTTTTGCTCCATCGTGTTCAAGAGGAGACCGTACGCGGTATTTCCTTAAAGTGCAGGATGGATGCGATTACTTCTGTTCATATTGTACTATCCCTTTAGCACGTGGAAGAAGTCGCAACGGAACTATCGCTTCAATGGTCGAACAAGCTGAACAAGCTGCTGCAGACGGAGGAAAAGAGATTGTACTTACAGGTGTGAACATTGGCGATTTTGGAAGAACAACTGGCGAGAGTTTCTTTGAGCTGGTAAAAGCATTGGATAAGGTGCAGGGAATTGAACGTTATCGTATCTCTTCTATTGAGCCAAACCTGCTGACTGATGAGATTATTGAATATGTTTCTAAGTCGCGCAGCTTTATGCCTCATTTTCATATTCCGCTTCAATCGGGTTGTGATGAAGTTTTGCAACTGATGAAACGTAGATATGATACGGAACTTTTTGCCGGAAAAATTAGAAAGATTAAAGAACTGATGCCCGATGCCTTTATTGGAGTCGATGTAATTGTTGGTACACGTGGAGAAACTGATGAATATTTTGAAAAAGCATACGAATTCATCAAAGGACTCGATGTTAGTCAGCTTCATGTGTTTAGTTATTCAGAACGCCCGAATACGCAGGCTTTGAATATTGACTATGTGGTTACGCCAGAGGTGAAACATCAAAGAAGTCAGAGATTGCTGGCTCTTTCCGATGAAAAGACAAAAGCATTCTATGCAAAACGAATAGGAGAAACTATGACCGTTCTTATGGAAAAACCTAAAGCTGGTGCACCGATGCATGGATTTACTGATAACTATATCCGGGTTGAGGTGGAAAGTAAACCTAAATTAGACAACCACCTGGTGAAAGTCAGTTTAGGAGAATTCAACGAAGATGAAACAGCTTTGAAAGGCACTATAATAGAATAA
- a CDS encoding lysophospholipid acyltransferase family protein, with amino-acid sequence MSKLVYIFAYLGIWLLAIMPFNVLYKFSDLLYVFMYKVVGYRKKVVRQNLRNSFPEKSADDLKAIERKFYHYICDYMLESVKMPFLSKDELLRRITFKNTELYLEMIEKYGGIVIMMPHYANYEWTVSIGSFMKEGDIPMQVYKPIKNKYIDELFKRARSRFGGYNVPKHEAVKEVIKARKEGKKLALGLIADQSPNKNSLHYWTNFLHQDTSFMDGGERIARMMDFPVFYCELKKEKRGYCEAIFEMMVEFPKQTTKGEITEMFVRKVEQTIIREPGYWFWSHKRWKHKRQNVER; translated from the coding sequence ATGTCAAAGTTAGTCTACATATTTGCATATTTAGGTATATGGTTGCTGGCCATCATGCCTTTTAATGTGCTCTATAAATTTTCTGATCTTCTGTATGTGTTCATGTATAAGGTTGTTGGTTACCGGAAAAAGGTTGTCCGACAGAATCTGCGAAACTCTTTTCCTGAGAAATCAGCTGACGATTTAAAAGCTATAGAGCGTAAGTTCTATCACTATATCTGTGATTATATGCTTGAAAGTGTAAAGATGCCATTTCTTTCTAAAGATGAGCTACTTCGCCGGATTACATTTAAGAACACAGAACTGTATCTTGAAATGATAGAGAAGTATGGAGGAATTGTTATAATGATGCCTCACTATGCAAATTATGAGTGGACTGTTTCCATAGGCTCCTTCATGAAAGAGGGAGATATCCCTATGCAGGTATATAAACCTATCAAGAACAAATACATTGATGAACTGTTTAAACGTGCCCGCTCTCGTTTTGGAGGCTATAATGTTCCTAAACACGAAGCGGTAAAAGAGGTTATAAAGGCTAGAAAGGAAGGCAAGAAACTGGCATTGGGATTGATTGCCGATCAGTCTCCAAATAAAAACAGTCTTCATTATTGGACAAACTTCCTGCATCAGGATACTTCTTTTATGGATGGGGGAGAACGCATTGCCCGCATGATGGATTTTCCTGTTTTTTATTGTGAGCTGAAAAAAGAAAAACGAGGTTATTGCGAAGCTATATTCGAAATGATGGTGGAATTCCCCAAGCAGACAACAAAGGGAGAAATTACGGAGATGTTTGTACGTAAAGTGGAACAAACAATAATCCGCGAACCCGGATATTGGTTCTGGTCTCATAAGCGCTGGAAGCATAAACGACAAAATGTGGAACGATGA